GTTTATTCACATAAAGTGAAATAGTTAAAAAAAATTAACAAGAATTAAAAAAATTTGATATAATTATATGGAAGGATAAAATTACTTGGAGGAAATGCAGTGAAATATCGTAAAATTCTCAAGTTGCTAATACTTCTTTCAGATTTAGGGGGAGTTGTAGCAGCGTTAATATATAAACGTTATGTTTTAGTTTCTTTTTTTGTTTTACTCTTTTTTTATTTTATGTATATTTTTTGGAAAAGAGAAGAGTATAGAAGGACAACTGAATTTAATAGAAGAACATTATATGGAACAAATGTCCTGCTTTTTATTTTTTTATTAGTTGTTGTAAGATTGATTCAAATTCAAATAGTGGATTCTGAAAATTATAAGATAAGAGTTTTAGAACAGATTAAGAAGACTGATATTCTTTCAGGTAATAGAGGAACTATATATGATAGTACGGGGAAAAGCCTGGCTTTTAACAAAAATATTTATACTGTTGGAGTTAATCCCAGCGCAATATATGATAGACCTGAAGTTATAGATGGATTAAAAGAAATTTTGAATAAAAATTTTATAACAAAAGATAAAAATAAACTTATGGCTGAAATAAAGCAGGGGTATGAGAATAACAGAAAATATAAAGTTGTGGCTAAGGACATAAGTGAAAAGGAAAAGGGAGAATTAGAAGAGATAATAAGTAAGTATAAACTTATAAGAAATGAAATTCAGTTTGATAGAAATATTGAAAGAACTTATTATAAAAATGATATTTATAACGATTTAGTAGGATTTATTGGATATAACAGTGCATCAAAAGCTGATAAAATTGGACTTTTTGGAATTGAAAAGCAGTATGAAAGTTATCTAAAGGAAAAGGTATTAGAAAGACAGAATTTTTATACAAGAAATAGAAGTATCAAAATTCCAACTTCCAGGGATTTTGTAAGAACAGATTTGAATGGACACAATGTCTATATAACTATAGATAATGAGATACAGTTTATTTTAAGTGAGGAGTTAAAGAAAAAATTTATCTCATCAATGTCTGATGAAGCTTATGGAATAGTGATGGATCCAAATAATGGAAAAATTCTTGGAGTTGCTTCTTTTACTACTAATAAGAAAAGAGCTTTAAGAAACCCAGTTTTCCAGAACCAATTTGAGCCTGGTTCTACATTTAAACCAATAGTTGTAGCTGGTGCTATGGATAGAGGGCTCATTAATAGAAATACAACTTTTGATGTTGGAGAGGGAAGAATCACAAAGTATGGGCATACAATTAGAGAGAGTAGCAGAAGCACCAGAGGCGTTATAAATACTGAAGAGGTATTAAAAAAATCAAGTAACGTTGGTATGGTTTTGATTGGTGATAAATTCACTGATAAAGAGTTTGAAGATAACTTGAGAGAGTTTGGATTTTAT
This genomic stretch from Fusobacterium sp. DD2 harbors:
- a CDS encoding penicillin-binding protein, which translates into the protein MYIFWKREEYRRTTEFNRRTLYGTNVLLFIFLLVVVRLIQIQIVDSENYKIRVLEQIKKTDILSGNRGTIYDSTGKSLAFNKNIYTVGVNPSAIYDRPEVIDGLKEILNKNFITKDKNKLMAEIKQGYENNRKYKVVAKDISEKEKGELEEIISKYKLIRNEIQFDRNIERTYYKNDIYNDLVGFIGYNSASKADKIGLFGIEKQYESYLKEKVLERQNFYTRNRSIKIPTSRDFVRTDLNGHNVYITIDNEIQFILSEELKKKFISSMSDEAYGIVMDPNNGKILGVASFTTNKKRALRNPVFQNQFEPGSTFKPIVVAGAMDRGLINRNTTFDVGEGRITKYGHTIRESSRSTRGVINTEEVLKKSSNVGMVLIGDKFTDKEFEDNLREFGFYDRTGVDFPGEIKPFTVSYKKWHGLKKSTMSFGQGIVVTPIQLATAFSAVINGGVLYKPYIVEKITDDSGVIIRRNIPTPVRRVISEKTSEQLREILEDVVADGTARRGQVEGYRIGGKTGTAQLSTKGGYLKNNYLASFIGFFPADKPKYVVLVMFLKPKGETIYEKYGGATAAPVFADIVRRITKTKNILSQNVSSISAVTEVKNGESQGNNEFVDVVMPDLTGFSPKDVVYIFKNTDIEISVEGVGLVDKQIPAAGTSLENVKEIKIILK